In Leptolyngbya sp. 'hensonii', the following are encoded in one genomic region:
- a CDS encoding polysaccharide biosynthesis/export family protein: protein MNQRSTPLPPNPSPTPGPKPVEVAPPSPAPVPAKPSTGDRPPVPSRRPTTLELLEEARQRLRERGELPTPGSSQTPTGPSQLPVEKPKTPLAIYRLGIGDTVTVTVQRFTDLSTQSIIDPEGKITMPLLGRVPLEGLSLEEARERIRTDLDRYIIDPIVTVALAGPRPVQVTIVGEVSEPGFYALSGAGRGVGFLRISTALLAAGGTTDQADLRAVKIRRPLLDGSFVEQTIDLFTPLKNGDAMPDLNLQDRDVVVVPRLTAGAIQDYDRDLVSRSTLAQPLISIRILSYPGSTVGVLRLNNGSTFLDALTAIGPNPDVADLGSIALVRFDPEQGKAVTRQINGESLLRGDISQNVPLQNNDVIIIGRNLVAQITYALGVFTQPFRDILGFLLFFDSLANSAGNLFRPTGTNR, encoded by the coding sequence TTGAATCAGCGTTCTACACCCCTGCCCCCAAATCCGTCACCCACGCCTGGGCCTAAACCGGTTGAGGTGGCTCCCCCCTCTCCAGCCCCAGTTCCGGCCAAACCTTCAACCGGCGATCGCCCACCTGTGCCCTCCCGCCGCCCCACCACCCTGGAGTTACTGGAAGAGGCCAGACAGCGATTGCGAGAGCGGGGAGAACTTCCCACACCAGGTTCCTCCCAAACCCCAACAGGGCCATCCCAATTACCGGTGGAAAAGCCCAAAACCCCATTAGCGATTTATCGTTTGGGCATTGGGGACACGGTTACTGTTACGGTCCAGCGATTTACTGACTTGTCCACCCAATCCATCATTGATCCGGAAGGCAAAATCACCATGCCGCTCCTGGGGCGAGTTCCATTGGAAGGACTCAGCCTGGAGGAAGCCAGGGAGCGGATCCGAACCGATCTGGACCGCTACATCATTGATCCGATCGTAACTGTTGCCCTGGCTGGACCGCGACCTGTGCAGGTGACGATCGTGGGGGAAGTGAGTGAGCCCGGTTTTTATGCCCTGAGTGGGGCAGGAAGAGGAGTTGGATTTCTGCGGATCTCTACCGCCCTGCTGGCCGCCGGAGGCACGACAGACCAAGCTGATCTACGGGCTGTGAAGATTCGGCGTCCCCTGTTGGATGGCAGTTTTGTGGAACAAACAATTGACTTATTCACCCCCCTGAAAAACGGGGATGCCATGCCCGATCTAAATCTGCAAGATCGGGATGTCGTCGTCGTTCCCAGGCTGACCGCAGGCGCAATTCAGGATTACGATCGGGATCTGGTTTCCCGATCTACCCTGGCTCAACCCCTGATCAGCATTCGCATCCTGAGTTACCCCGGTAGTACGGTAGGAGTCTTGCGTCTGAATAATGGAAGTACTTTTCTGGATGCTCTGACTGCAATTGGGCCAAATCCTGACGTAGCCGATCTGGGCAGTATTGCGCTGGTGCGATTTGACCCGGAACAGGGGAAAGCGGTCACTCGACAAATTAACGGGGAAAGCCTGTTACGGGGAGATATCAGCCAGAATGTCCCCCTCCAGAATAACGATGTGATTATCATTGGTCGAAATCTGGTGGCCCAGATTACCTATGCATTAGGGGTTTTCACTCAACCGTTCCGGGATATTCTGGGATTCCTCCTCTTCTTTGATTCCCTGGCTAATAGTGCAGGTAATCTGTTCCGACCCACAGGTACAAACCGATGA
- a CDS encoding DUF2949 domain-containing protein, with translation MNASRTDRLITFLQEELSIPAAAIALALKHCEDGASLLPISLWQYGLVRLEELDRIFDWLAAVPPLS, from the coding sequence ATGAATGCCTCCAGGACCGATCGCTTAATTACTTTTCTACAGGAGGAACTGTCCATTCCAGCAGCGGCGATCGCCCTTGCCCTCAAGCATTGTGAAGACGGTGCCAGCCTGCTCCCGATCTCACTTTGGCAGTATGGGCTGGTTAGACTGGAGGAATTAGACCGGATTTTTGACTGGTTGGCTGCTGTGCCCCCCTTAAGTTAG
- the crtB gene encoding cyanoexosortase B, with protein sequence MHVGRKIPISIERYLMDGAIVALLLLLYAPLIIHWYDGWLNKSISLEHEYFSHGIIGFPFAAYICWLNRDRWQALPQRSSPIGLGLMALGAVFYLSSLSNLVNLSLPIVLAGLCLWLKGLSGLKLQAFSLLLVFLATPTSMPYLIEPYTFPLQRFIAGMAGFILHQLRLDVTVRDIALYVGDRIVEVAPHCAGLKMLFTSLYVGLMLLFWREDLHSRARVTLFLVSTALMSVLANIIRNTLLTFMHGTGRDSLFAWFHDSWGGDLYSACMLLLLIPILIGIERLFPDPVPDQS encoded by the coding sequence ATGCATGTTGGACGAAAGATTCCGATCTCGATTGAACGCTATCTGATGGATGGCGCGATCGTGGCTCTGTTGTTGCTTTTGTATGCGCCCCTGATTATCCACTGGTACGATGGGTGGCTGAACAAAAGTATCAGTCTGGAACATGAGTATTTCAGCCATGGCATTATCGGGTTTCCCTTTGCAGCTTATATCTGCTGGCTGAATCGCGATCGTTGGCAAGCTCTCCCCCAGAGATCCTCTCCCATAGGGCTGGGCTTAATGGCTCTGGGGGCTGTTTTCTACCTGAGTAGCCTGTCTAACCTGGTCAACCTGTCTCTGCCCATTGTCCTGGCAGGGCTCTGTCTCTGGTTGAAAGGCTTGTCAGGGCTGAAGTTACAGGCTTTTTCCCTGCTGTTGGTGTTCCTGGCTACGCCAACTTCTATGCCCTATTTAATTGAGCCTTATACCTTTCCTTTGCAACGATTTATTGCTGGCATGGCTGGCTTTATTTTGCATCAGTTGCGACTGGATGTCACAGTCAGGGATATCGCGCTCTATGTGGGTGATCGCATTGTTGAAGTGGCTCCCCACTGTGCTGGCCTCAAAATGCTATTTACCAGTCTCTATGTCGGGCTAATGTTACTCTTCTGGCGGGAGGATTTACATTCCCGAGCCCGGGTGACCCTGTTCCTGGTTAGCACAGCCCTGATGAGTGTCTTGGCTAACATCATTCGCAATACCCTGCTCACCTTTATGCATGGTACAGGTCGGGATAGCCTGTTTGCCTGGTTCCATGACAGTTGGGGCGGTGATCTGTATTCAGCCTGTATGCTGCTCCTGCTGATTCCAATTCTGATCGGGATTGAACGGCTATTTCCTGATCCTGTACCGGATCAGAGTTAA
- a CDS encoding alcohol dehydrogenase catalytic domain-containing protein has translation MLAALLYGQTNLRLETVPDPTPGPGEVVIRVVAATTCGTDLKVWRRGGHARMLRPPTLFGHEAAGEIVALGEGVAGWQVGDRVVANNSAPCLHCFFCHRQEYSLCPNLVFNNGTFAEYLNIPAPIVEQNLLPIPAGLSEALAALTEPLACVLHGVARSNVRPGDRVVVLGDGAIGLMFVAALVSGSNSVPRPQVFLFGGSDQRLEIGRQFGAAQTFNHRQVTDIPATVKAFTEGWGADVVIEATGVPSVWETAIACGRPGATVNLFGGCPRDTCITVSTEQLHYSELTLKGVFHNTPTHVRAALALLASRALPFDLLITEHRPLQDLEQVFQDMAQRRVVKVAIHPFP, from the coding sequence ATGTTAGCAGCTCTGCTTTACGGTCAAACCAATCTACGTCTGGAAACGGTTCCCGATCCAACACCAGGACCGGGAGAAGTGGTCATCCGGGTGGTGGCAGCGACGACCTGCGGCACCGATTTAAAAGTCTGGCGACGGGGAGGACATGCCCGTATGCTCCGACCCCCCACCCTGTTTGGCCATGAAGCTGCTGGTGAGATTGTAGCCCTGGGAGAGGGGGTAGCAGGCTGGCAGGTGGGCGATCGGGTGGTCGCCAATAACTCTGCCCCCTGTCTGCACTGCTTTTTTTGCCACCGTCAGGAATATTCCCTCTGCCCCAACCTGGTCTTTAATAACGGCACCTTTGCGGAATATCTGAACATCCCGGCTCCGATCGTGGAACAGAACCTGTTACCCATTCCAGCCGGATTATCGGAGGCCCTGGCCGCCCTGACAGAACCACTGGCCTGTGTGCTGCATGGAGTGGCCCGCTCCAATGTGCGACCGGGCGATCGGGTGGTGGTTTTGGGAGACGGGGCGATCGGGCTCATGTTCGTGGCAGCTCTAGTCTCTGGTTCCAATTCTGTTCCCCGTCCGCAGGTGTTCCTGTTTGGGGGGAGTGATCAACGCCTAGAGATTGGCCGTCAATTCGGGGCAGCACAAACGTTCAACCATCGACAGGTAACTGATATCCCAGCGACGGTTAAAGCATTCACGGAAGGCTGGGGAGCCGATGTGGTGATTGAAGCAACTGGGGTGCCCAGTGTCTGGGAAACGGCGATCGCCTGTGGCCGTCCGGGAGCTACAGTTAATCTGTTTGGCGGTTGTCCCCGCGATACCTGCATTACGGTGAGCACGGAACAGTTACATTATAGTGAGCTGACTCTCAAAGGGGTCTTCCACAACACCCCCACCCATGTCCGGGCCGCTCTGGCTCTCCTGGCCAGTCGTGCCCTTCCCTTTGACTTGCTGATTACGGAGCATCGTCCCCTGCAAGACTTGGAGCAAGTATTTCAGGACATGGCCCAGCGACGGGTGGTTAAAGTGGCCATCCATCCATTCCCATAA
- a CDS encoding SH3 domain-containing protein, producing MSKTLTMMKRLTGKFVLAVAATAVVLVGSVFPALAGEGILKADDPKAQINLRESASTSSRSLGYGLVGDRVTTLDQVKGTDGYVWYKVKFPKSGSVGWVRGDFVQVVTPEGILQAEDPQAQINLRQDANPNSTKLGYGVVGDRVLILGSKKGTDNYTWYKVKFPKSGAVGWIRGTFLRVTQ from the coding sequence ATGTCTAAAACTCTGACTATGATGAAGCGGCTCACTGGCAAGTTCGTTTTGGCTGTTGCAGCTACTGCTGTTGTTTTAGTTGGTTCTGTCTTTCCGGCTCTGGCTGGAGAGGGAATTCTGAAGGCGGATGATCCGAAAGCCCAAATCAATTTGAGAGAAAGTGCCAGCACCAGTTCTCGTAGTCTGGGTTATGGGCTGGTGGGCGATCGGGTCACCACTCTAGACCAGGTGAAGGGCACAGATGGCTATGTTTGGTATAAGGTGAAATTTCCCAAATCAGGGTCTGTGGGCTGGGTTCGAGGGGATTTTGTCCAGGTTGTGACCCCAGAAGGAATCCTGCAGGCCGAAGATCCACAGGCGCAAATCAACCTGCGACAGGATGCTAACCCCAACTCTACCAAGCTGGGGTATGGGGTCGTGGGCGATCGGGTGCTCATTCTGGGATCAAAGAAAGGGACAGATAACTACACCTGGTATAAGGTGAAATTTCCCAAGTCAGGGGCTGTGGGCTGGATTCGGGGCACATTTTTGCGAGTTACTCAATAA
- a CDS encoding AAA family ATPase, which yields MSLPLLKRFLIALDKYKWVGLITVTTAIGVSGIVALQPREAAVYIAEGILFGNRATVSFSTTGTQIVQQGQELSPDILLASSVLDPVAQKAKTTRQQMLKFLKVKIQEPKKDSKTGAETPFQVIIRYQADDPRQAVNIVNFLMEAMIEQSRKVNVGRLQATISALNQRLPKATQELRAAEGNLEQYDRTEGPALLAAQNGNLLSAITSSEQQQRQLELTLQGVDTQLSSLQQRLGLNPNQAYAASALSADPIIANLRTQIYQIESQIEILSKDLRSEHPTLIELGKRRQALEQMLQQRANEVIGGNNMAAPLSGGDQIRRDSSLDPARQQLANTLVELHTQREALQQQMVTLKNSEQQLRTAYATIPNKQLERTRLEQQVLLKRALYDKIQSALVDARAAEAETVSSLTATKSAQYTVDIKPSKNIPLILGVGVLLGFVGGGGIILLLSLLEGKFYTLEEVREALQNQDVPLLGVLPQLSGLDLDDEIPVITEADSPYIDFYERLRTNLRRVEGRKIKVLLFTSALASEGKTTTAYNLAIAAARAGMRTLVLEADLRSASHIKALNIAIDPDSLTEPLRYFGHTSDCIRLVPQIENLYILPSPGPQRRAAAILESSEIRRLLEDVRGRFDLVLVDAPPLSRCNDALLLEPLTDGIVLLTRPGYTESSLLTEVTDQLNNGEFQLIGAVINGADVSIRFLNEEEELEPVTEPEELYEEIPRVPTGVKET from the coding sequence ATGAGCCTGCCTCTCTTAAAACGGTTTCTAATTGCTCTCGATAAATATAAGTGGGTTGGTCTGATCACCGTCACCACTGCCATCGGTGTTTCGGGGATTGTGGCACTACAACCTCGAGAGGCAGCTGTTTACATTGCTGAGGGTATTTTGTTCGGCAACCGGGCAACGGTTTCCTTCTCCACAACAGGAACACAAATCGTCCAGCAAGGCCAGGAGCTATCTCCCGATATCCTTCTGGCAAGTAGCGTCCTTGATCCAGTGGCCCAAAAGGCAAAAACCACGAGACAACAGATGCTGAAGTTCTTGAAAGTCAAAATTCAGGAACCGAAAAAAGATTCAAAAACAGGGGCTGAAACCCCTTTCCAGGTGATCATTCGGTATCAGGCAGATGACCCTCGCCAGGCTGTTAACATTGTCAACTTCCTCATGGAAGCCATGATAGAGCAGAGCCGAAAGGTGAATGTGGGCCGATTACAGGCTACAATTTCCGCTCTCAACCAGCGGTTACCAAAGGCCACCCAGGAACTGAGAGCGGCTGAAGGTAATTTAGAGCAATACGATCGGACTGAAGGGCCTGCTTTACTGGCTGCTCAAAATGGCAATTTGCTGAGTGCTATTACAAGTAGTGAACAACAGCAGCGGCAACTGGAGCTGACTTTACAGGGGGTTGATACCCAATTGAGTAGTCTGCAACAGCGTCTGGGGCTGAATCCCAATCAAGCCTATGCAGCCTCAGCCCTCAGTGCTGACCCGATCATCGCCAATTTACGAACTCAAATCTATCAAATTGAATCTCAAATTGAGATTCTCTCTAAAGATCTCAGGTCAGAGCATCCTACCCTGATCGAGCTGGGCAAAAGGCGGCAGGCTTTAGAGCAAATGCTACAGCAACGAGCCAATGAGGTGATTGGCGGGAACAATATGGCAGCCCCTCTTTCGGGTGGAGACCAGATTCGGCGCGATAGCAGTCTGGATCCCGCCCGTCAGCAACTGGCCAATACCCTGGTTGAACTGCACACCCAGCGAGAAGCACTCCAGCAACAGATGGTTACCCTCAAGAACTCGGAACAGCAACTGAGGACAGCCTATGCCACGATTCCTAACAAACAGTTGGAACGAACCCGCCTGGAGCAACAGGTGCTGTTGAAGCGAGCCCTTTACGATAAGATCCAAAGTGCCCTGGTGGACGCCAGAGCGGCTGAGGCGGAAACGGTCAGTAGTTTAACCGCGACAAAGTCAGCCCAGTACACAGTTGACATTAAGCCCTCTAAAAATATTCCCCTCATTCTTGGTGTGGGGGTCTTGCTTGGCTTTGTCGGTGGCGGTGGGATTATCTTGCTCCTCAGTTTACTGGAAGGCAAGTTCTACACCCTGGAAGAAGTGCGGGAAGCACTGCAAAATCAAGACGTTCCACTGCTGGGGGTCTTACCTCAGCTCTCTGGCCTGGACCTGGACGATGAAATTCCCGTGATTACCGAAGCGGATTCCCCCTATATCGACTTCTATGAACGGCTGCGTACCAATCTGCGTCGGGTTGAAGGGAGGAAGATCAAAGTGTTGCTGTTTACCAGTGCCCTGGCCAGCGAAGGGAAAACAACGACAGCCTATAATCTGGCGATCGCGGCTGCCCGGGCAGGTATGCGAACCCTAGTTCTAGAGGCAGATTTGAGATCAGCGTCTCACATTAAGGCCCTGAATATTGCGATCGACCCAGATAGTTTGACTGAACCGCTACGCTATTTTGGTCATACCAGCGATTGTATTCGTCTCGTACCACAGATTGAAAACCTGTATATTCTGCCCAGTCCTGGTCCTCAAAGACGAGCAGCAGCAATCCTGGAGTCCAGCGAAATCCGGCGGTTACTGGAGGATGTTCGAGGGCGATTTGACTTGGTTCTCGTGGATGCTCCCCCCCTCAGCCGTTGTAACGATGCCTTATTGTTGGAGCCCCTAACAGATGGTATTGTTCTGTTAACCCGGCCAGGTTATACCGAAAGTAGCTTGCTAACTGAAGTGACAGACCAATTAAACAATGGGGAATTCCAGTTGATTGGTGCTGTGATTAATGGGGCCGATGTCTCTATCCGCTTCCTGAATGAAGAAGAAGAGTTAGAACCTGTAACTGAACCAGAGGAACTTTATGAGGAAATTCCCAGAGTGCCGACTGGGGTGAAGGAAACCTAG
- the ftsH4 gene encoding ATP-dependent zinc metalloprotease FtsH yields MPIKNQDRPPRARLIGNVLLLLSGIFLLVNLFLPNLFGPQIPRVPYSLFIHQVQEQQVSRASVGQNEIRYQLKGENDQAGQVFATTPIFDLQLPKLLEEKGVEFGAPPPARNGWFTSVLGWVIPPLIFVGILQFFAGRGGGPQGALSIGKSKAKVYVEGESARTTFNDVAGVEEAKTELVEIVDFLKTPGRFTQIGARIPKGVLLVGPPGTGKTLLAKAVAGEAGVPFFSISGSEFVELFVGVGSSRVRDLFEQAKKQAPCIVFIDELDAIGKSRSSSGFYGGNDEREQTLNQLLTEMDGFAAGQQTVIVLAATNRPETLDPALLRPGRFDRQVLVDRPDLAGREAILKIHAQKVKLGADVNLKAIATRTPGFAGADLANLVNEAALLAARFRREAVSQADLNEAIERVVAGLEKKSRVLNDKEKKIVAYHEVGHALVGYLTPGSGKVEKISIIPRGMAALGYTLQLPTEDRFLMDEAEIRGQIATLLGGRSAEEIVFGSITTGASNDLQRATDLAERMVTTYGMSKVLGPLAYEKGQQAMFLGDGMSNPRRSVSDRTAEAIDQEVKEIVEQAHQRALDILETNRDLLEQISVKLLETEVIEGETLHQLLSQVKQPAAAG; encoded by the coding sequence ATGCCCATTAAAAATCAGGATCGACCTCCCCGTGCCCGTCTGATTGGCAACGTGCTACTGCTCCTTTCAGGCATCTTTTTGCTGGTCAATCTCTTCCTACCCAATCTGTTTGGGCCCCAGATTCCCCGGGTTCCCTACAGCCTGTTTATCCATCAGGTGCAGGAACAGCAAGTCTCACGGGCCTCTGTGGGGCAGAATGAGATTCGTTATCAGTTGAAGGGAGAGAACGACCAAGCCGGTCAGGTTTTTGCCACCACGCCCATTTTCGACTTGCAATTGCCCAAATTGTTGGAAGAAAAGGGGGTTGAGTTTGGGGCTCCTCCACCGGCTAGGAATGGTTGGTTCACCAGCGTGTTGGGTTGGGTGATTCCCCCCTTAATTTTTGTTGGAATCCTGCAGTTTTTTGCTGGACGCGGGGGTGGTCCTCAGGGTGCACTGTCGATCGGGAAAAGCAAGGCCAAAGTCTATGTTGAAGGGGAATCGGCTCGCACCACGTTCAATGATGTGGCTGGCGTCGAAGAAGCCAAGACGGAATTGGTGGAGATTGTAGACTTCCTCAAGACTCCCGGTCGGTTTACCCAGATTGGAGCCCGCATTCCCAAGGGGGTGCTGCTGGTAGGTCCTCCGGGCACCGGGAAAACTCTGTTGGCGAAGGCGGTGGCTGGGGAAGCCGGAGTCCCCTTCTTCAGCATTTCTGGCTCTGAGTTTGTGGAATTATTTGTCGGTGTCGGATCGTCCCGAGTCCGAGATCTGTTTGAACAGGCGAAGAAACAGGCTCCCTGCATCGTCTTCATTGATGAATTGGATGCGATCGGTAAGTCCCGTAGCAGCAGCGGCTTCTACGGGGGCAATGACGAGCGGGAACAGACCCTGAACCAGTTGCTGACGGAAATGGATGGGTTTGCTGCCGGACAGCAGACAGTGATTGTGCTGGCGGCCACCAACCGGCCTGAAACTCTCGACCCTGCGCTGTTGCGTCCTGGGCGGTTCGATCGCCAGGTGCTGGTCGATCGACCGGATTTAGCAGGTCGGGAGGCTATCCTCAAGATCCATGCCCAGAAGGTGAAGTTGGGCGCAGATGTCAATCTGAAGGCGATCGCAACCCGTACCCCTGGCTTTGCTGGCGCAGACTTGGCCAATCTGGTGAATGAAGCCGCACTCCTGGCGGCCCGGTTCCGGCGGGAAGCTGTGAGTCAGGCTGATTTGAATGAGGCGATCGAACGGGTGGTCGCAGGGCTGGAGAAGAAGAGCCGGGTTCTCAATGATAAAGAGAAGAAGATCGTCGCTTACCACGAAGTGGGTCATGCCCTAGTCGGATACCTGACTCCAGGAAGTGGCAAGGTGGAAAAGATTTCCATTATTCCGCGCGGCATGGCCGCCCTGGGCTATACCCTGCAGTTGCCTACGGAGGACCGCTTTCTTATGGATGAGGCTGAGATTCGGGGCCAGATTGCTACCCTCCTGGGGGGCCGATCGGCGGAGGAGATTGTCTTTGGCAGTATCACCACTGGAGCCTCGAATGACCTGCAACGGGCCACCGATCTGGCCGAGCGCATGGTCACAACCTACGGCATGAGCAAGGTGCTGGGTCCCCTGGCCTATGAGAAAGGTCAGCAGGCGATGTTTTTGGGGGATGGGATGTCTAACCCCCGGCGCTCAGTCAGCGATCGCACCGCTGAGGCGATCGACCAGGAAGTGAAGGAAATCGTCGAGCAAGCCCATCAGCGGGCTCTCGATATCCTGGAGACCAACCGGGACTTGCTGGAGCAGATTTCGGTCAAGCTTCTGGAAACGGAGGTCATTGAAGGAGAAACCCTGCATCAACTCCTGAGTCAGGTGAAGCAACCGGCAGCAGCAGGTTAA
- a CDS encoding Dethiobiotin synthetase, whose protein sequence is MDYETARSLLMREGTVTEANPNSFLARLQQGQPPIPGQVTSILLALKVLVDALQGKTQIERELAYCLYLLAWDSRRQFEAKRRDGLGWPPLLDEDLSRIATAVESIFAGR, encoded by the coding sequence ATGGATTACGAAACGGCCCGGAGTCTTTTGATGCGTGAGGGAACTGTAACGGAAGCAAACCCTAATTCCTTCCTGGCTCGACTGCAGCAGGGGCAGCCTCCTATCCCTGGCCAGGTCACTTCAATTTTGCTGGCTCTGAAAGTTCTGGTGGATGCATTGCAGGGCAAGACACAGATTGAACGGGAATTAGCCTACTGTCTGTATCTTCTGGCCTGGGATAGTCGGCGACAATTTGAGGCTAAACGAAGGGACGGACTGGGCTGGCCACCGCTTTTGGATGAAGACCTGAGCCGTATTGCTACTGCGGTAGAAAGCATTTTTGCTGGCAGATAA
- a CDS encoding cyanoexosortase B system-associated protein: protein MMSLPKRLQNLPLSRSVILLLLVLLVGIGAVPGYLGGKWPWQRVPQVTALKELQNLRKQGLTLVGWPTLNYQVIKLGGHKWILQEVGIPASAKRPGLEGDKIDLLLLPQEGTVSQPQVEWTDIIGSQRWETDSLKKSSFSLAASSDKQVEFRFLRAWNDRQTYALSQWYAWPGGGSPSPSQWFWTDQAAQLRGVRLPWVAVSILIPIEPLGNIDQVLPTAQSLGQAVQSALMSGPLK, encoded by the coding sequence ATGATGTCCCTGCCCAAACGCCTTCAGAACCTTCCCCTGTCCCGATCGGTCATCCTATTGCTCCTAGTCCTTCTGGTTGGGATCGGTGCTGTTCCGGGGTATCTGGGAGGCAAATGGCCCTGGCAGCGTGTCCCCCAAGTTACTGCCCTGAAGGAATTGCAGAACCTGCGAAAACAGGGGCTCACCCTTGTGGGATGGCCTACCCTAAACTATCAGGTCATCAAGTTGGGAGGGCATAAGTGGATCTTACAGGAGGTTGGAATTCCAGCTTCTGCCAAGCGGCCTGGACTGGAAGGGGACAAAATCGACCTGCTTTTGCTGCCCCAGGAAGGAACTGTGAGCCAGCCGCAGGTTGAGTGGACAGATATCATTGGATCTCAACGGTGGGAAACAGATTCCCTCAAAAAATCTTCTTTTTCCCTGGCGGCATCCTCAGACAAACAGGTGGAGTTTCGTTTTCTGCGAGCCTGGAACGATCGTCAGACCTATGCCCTGAGCCAGTGGTATGCCTGGCCTGGTGGGGGAAGTCCCTCCCCCAGCCAGTGGTTTTGGACTGATCAGGCCGCCCAACTTCGGGGTGTTCGGCTTCCCTGGGTTGCTGTTTCTATCCTGATTCCGATCGAACCGCTGGGAAACATCGATCAGGTTCTTCCGACAGCTCAGTCTTTAGGACAAGCTGTTCAGTCTGCCCTGATGTCAGGACCTTTGAAATAA
- a CDS encoding DegT/DnrJ/EryC1/StrS family aminotransferase yields MSNSAAIVPFVDLSFQHDPIQAEITQQVQALLERGDFILGQAVSDFEVAFAAACNVPYGIGVASGTEAIALGLRACGIGPGDEVLLPTNTFIATLIGVLQTGATPILVDCDPTTALIDLVAAEKRITPKTRAIVPVHLYGQMVSPRQLLDLASSYDLLIFEDAAQAHMAEREGYRAGAIGVAAAFSFYPSKNLGAIGDGGMVVTQDEIIAQTVRSLRNYGSPRKYIHTDYGINSRLDTLQAAVLKLKLPYLAGWNQARNEIAQQYDALLQPLQASGLEPIQNQSGTGHVYHLYVIRIGASCLIDRTILQEALSAAGIQTGIHYPIPCHLQPAYHDLGYGVGDFPKAEALSHEILSLPMYPGMTGEQVERVVTAIDSALYPAETSRRSVYTTSPV; encoded by the coding sequence ATGAGTAACAGCGCAGCCATTGTTCCATTCGTGGACCTGTCCTTCCAGCATGACCCGATTCAGGCCGAAATTACCCAACAGGTTCAGGCTCTTCTCGAACGAGGAGATTTTATTTTGGGGCAGGCTGTCTCTGATTTTGAGGTTGCTTTCGCGGCTGCCTGTAATGTTCCTTATGGGATTGGTGTTGCTTCAGGAACGGAAGCTATTGCTCTGGGATTGAGGGCCTGTGGCATTGGCCCAGGTGATGAGGTTCTCTTGCCCACAAACACGTTTATTGCCACCCTGATCGGGGTGCTACAGACCGGTGCAACCCCCATTCTGGTTGACTGTGACCCAACCACCGCACTGATTGATCTGGTCGCTGCTGAAAAACGGATTACCCCCAAAACCCGAGCGATCGTTCCCGTCCATCTCTATGGTCAGATGGTTTCCCCCCGACAGTTGCTAGATCTGGCCAGTTCTTACGATCTGCTGATTTTTGAAGATGCAGCACAGGCCCATATGGCAGAGCGGGAAGGATATCGGGCCGGGGCGATCGGGGTTGCAGCTGCCTTTAGCTTCTATCCCAGTAAGAACCTGGGGGCGATCGGAGATGGTGGCATGGTCGTAACTCAAGATGAAATCATTGCCCAGACCGTGCGATCGCTGCGAAATTACGGATCACCCCGTAAATATATCCATACCGACTACGGCATTAATAGTCGTCTGGATACTTTGCAGGCGGCAGTGCTTAAGCTCAAGCTGCCCTACCTGGCTGGCTGGAACCAGGCTCGCAATGAGATTGCTCAGCAATATGATGCCCTGCTCCAACCTTTGCAGGCCAGTGGGCTTGAGCCCATACAAAACCAAAGTGGCACAGGTCACGTCTATCATTTATATGTGATTCGGATTGGGGCATCCTGTCTGATCGATCGAACTATTCTACAAGAGGCGCTTTCAGCCGCAGGGATTCAAACAGGCATTCATTACCCCATTCCCTGTCACTTGCAACCGGCTTACCATGATCTGGGCTACGGCGTCGGAGATTTTCCTAAGGCAGAAGCCCTCAGTCATGAAATCCTTTCCCTGCCCATGTATCCCGGCATGACCGGGGAGCAGGTAGAGCGGGTGGTGACAGCGATCGACTCTGCCCTCTATCCAGCCGAAACTTCCCGTCGGAGTGTTTATACCACCAGTCCGGTTTAA